CTCGGCGGCGTCCAGCGGGCCCTCAAGGGCGAGTCCGACAACGACCTCATCAACAACAACCTGGCGCGGGCGGAGACCGCCATCCAGACCGGCGACACGCAGCGGGCCAACACGCTCACCGGCTATGCCGCGGACGACGTGAAGTCGCTCCAGACGAGCAAGGACTCGCTGGCGGACGGCGCGGCCAGCGCCGCCGTCGTCGTGGTCACCACCGCGGCCGTCATCGGCACGGGTGGCGCGGCCACGCCGCTGGCCATCGCGGGCTACGCGGCCCTGGGCGCGGCGACGCGCGTGGGGACGTACGCGGCCCTCCAGGGTGACGCGGCCGGCGGACAGGAGCTGCTGCGCCAGGCGGGCATTGGCGCGGTGGAGGGCGGCACGGCGGTGCTGCCGGTGGGGAAGGGCGCCGGGGCCGTGACGGCCGGGGCCCGGACGGGCGCCACCACCGCGGCGAAGGAGGTCGCGGGCACCGCGGTGCGCGAGACGGTGGAGACGTCTGTCAAGGCCGCGGCCATCCAGGGCGCGAAGGAAGGCGCGGTGGGCGGCGCCGCGGGTGGCGCCTTCGACGCGGCCACGCGCAGCGAGACGTGGGAGAACGGCGTCGTCAACGGCTTCGTCGAGGTGGGCAAGCGGGCCGCCATCGACGGCACGGTGGGCGCGGCGACCGGTGGCGTGGTGGGCGCGGGCACGGCCAAGGCCGGGCAGCTCATCCGCGAGGTGCGGGCCAAGGGCGCCCTGGAGACGAACGGCCCCCACATCCGCTTCACGACCTCCGAGGGCCGCGTCTTCGAAGGCACGGTGACGCCGGAGAACGCCAAGGACGTCCTCAAGCTCGTCAAGGCCGCGGACCTGCGCACGGGCAAGACGGCCGGCAGCTACGAGGTCCGTCAGGCCATCCTGGAGCGCTCGGGCGGCAAGGTCAGCACCTTCGAGGCCTTCACCGTCGGCGAGCCCCCCAAGGACGGCTCGCTGTGGACGTGGCTGGAGGAGCCCAAGAACTGGGTCCCGGAGCGGCGGGAGCTCCAGCAGAAGCTGCTCAACACGGAGCTGGACAAGGCGCAGACGCTCTCCGACCGCCTGGAGCCCAACACCGTCTACGCGCTTCGCGGCAACACCGCCGCGGGCAAGACGACGGCCGTGAAGAGCGACCCGCACCTCAAGAGCAAGGTCCTGGACGAGCACGGCGAGCTGAGCGGCGCCCTCAACCCGGACCCCATCAAGGCGAAGATCGCCGCGGAGCACGACGGGAAGATCTCCACGTCCCAGGCGCACGTGGAGGGCTCCATCATCTCGCAGCGGGTGGAGAACGAGATGCTCTCGCGGCCGGGCAGCTCGGTCGTCTACGACAAGCGCTTCGCGGGCGAGAGCGACATCCCGCGCATGTTGAAGGCCGTGGAAGGCCGCAACGTGAAGATCGTCGACCTGGAGGTCCCGCTGGAGACGTCCAGCGTCCGCGTGCTCATGCGCAACCCGGGCACCGCGGATCCGCTCGTCCCGTTCGAGGCCGTGGAGGGCGGCTTCAAGGGCGTGCGCCAGAACCGCCTCGAGCTGCTCATGGGGCGCGAGGGTGAGTTCCAGGGCGTCATCAACAACCCGAAGATCACCGACTACAAGCTGATGGTGACGGACAACACCGGCAAGCAGGTGCTGGTGGCGGAGAAGCGCAACGGCGTGTGGCACGGGCCGGATACGGCGGAGAAGCAGGCCCTCTTCGACAGGGCCGTCATGGAGAGCCCCGCCGCCGAGGCCGAGCGCGTGAAGAACACGGTCATCGACGATGCCTTCATCAACCGGCAGGTGGGCGCCATCACCGACCCCGGGTTCGCGCAGAAGATGCGGGCCCGCCTCACCGAGTACAAAGGCAAGACGCTGGGAGAGGCCCTGGAACAACACTCGAAGAAGACAGAGTGAGCCACGGAGGGGCCCGCCTCATCCCATGGGTTGAAGCGGGCCGCTCGCGGCCCTAGCCTGAAAACAGAGTGTTGCACCCTCGAGGAACGCGCATGCCGACATCCGCCGAAGACACCCTGAAGCAGCTCCGCGCCGCGCAGCAGCAGCGCAAGGCTACCGAGCGGGAGCAGGTCGCGAAGGCCCGGGCCACGTCCGGCAAGGAGCCCTTCGACATGGAGAAGCTCCGGGCCCTCTACAACCCCGCGTGGGACCGGGGTGACGCGCCCCTCACGCCCTCCGCCATCGAAGACTACGAGCGGCGGTACTACCTGGAGTCGCCCCAGGTGAAGACGCTCCAGCAGTTCGCGGAGCGCCTGGCCTTCCTGCGCGACAACGACGCGACCTGACGTTCGAAGGCCTGGCGTCCCCGCCGGTGGCCGAGCTGTCCACCGGCGGGGCGTGCGCTGGCACGGGGTTTGGAACAGGGCAGGGCCATGATGGAGCCCCGCTTCGACATCCCCACGCCGTCCGAGGAGCTGCTGGCCCGCTACAACGTCGCCGGCCCTCGCTACACCAGCTATCCCACCGCCCCCGAGTGGCGCGGCGATTTTGGCCCCGACGCCCTGGCGGAGCGCCTCTCCCTGGCCGGCGCGCGGGAGGCCACGCAGCCATTGTCCCTCTACGTCCACCTGCCATTCTGCCGCAGGCTCTGCTGGTACTGCGGCTGCAACGTGGTCATCAGCCAGGACCCGGGCGCGGCGGACCGCTACCTCGACCACCTCTGCATGGAGATGGACCTGGTCGCGCAGCGGCTGGGCGCGAGGCGGAGTCTGTCGCAGATCCACTGGGGCGGCGGTACGCCCACCTTCCTCACCGAGGCGCAGCTGGAGCGGCTGTGGACGGAGCTCACCCGCCGCTTCACGCCGCTGCCGGACGCGGAGGTGGCCATCGAAGTCCACCCCGCGCTGACCACGCCGGGCCAGCTGTCACTGCTGCGCCAGTTGGGCTTCAACCGCGTGTCCATGGGGCTCCAGGACTTCGACCCCCAGGTGCAGCGGACGACGAACCGCCTCCAGACGCCGGAGCAGACGCGCGCGCTGCTGGACCAGGCGCGCGTGCTGGGCTTCACCGGCGTGAACTTCGACCTCATCTACGGCCTGCCCCACCAGGACGCGGCGCGCTGGGGCCGCACGCTGGAGACGGTGCTGGAGATGCGGCCGGACCGGCTCGCCGTCTACTCCTTCGCCTTCATGCCGGACGTGCTGAAGCACCAGAAGCGCATGCCCGCGGAGGCCCTTCCCGACGCCCGCACCAAGCTGGAGCTGTTCCGCGCCGCCTGCGAGGCCTTCACGACGGCGGGCTACCGGCCCATCGGCATGGACCACTTCGCGGTGCCCGAGGACGAGCTGGCGCGCGCGCAGGCCGGGCGCCGCCTGGGCCGCAACTTCCAGGGCTACACGGTGAAGGCCGCGTCGGACGTGGTGGCGCTGGGCAGCACCGGCATCAGCGACGTGGGCGGGGCGTATGCCCAGAACGTGCGGCCGCTGCCGTCCTATTACGCACGGGTGGCCGAGGGGCGCCTGGCCACTGAACGAGGCATCGTCCTCACCGACGATGACCGGCGCCGCCGCGCCGTCATCACCCAGCTGATGTGCAACTTCTGGACGGACCTCGGCGATGACGGCGGGACGTACTTCGCCCCGGAGCTGGAGCGGCTGCGCGCCTTCGAGTCTGACGGGCTCCTGGTCCGCGACGGCACGCAGCTGGAGCTGACGGCGCTCGGCCGCCTCTTCGTGCGCAACGTGGCGATGGTGTTCGACGCCTATCTCGCCAGGGCCGCGAAACCCCGCTTCTCCCGGACGGTGTGAGGTCCGCCGGTTGGGCCTCAAACCGCCGCGCTGGAGCGCAGAATCTGCGCGGGCTCTCGATGGCGCCGCGCAGGGGTTGCGCGAGCGCCAGGGGGTATCCGAGGCAGCGTGCACGGCGGGGGGATTGCAATGACGCCTTCCCGTCATGACCAGCCTAGAGCTCGCGCGGTGGCAGTTCGGAATCACCACGGTCTATCACTTCATCTTCGTGCCTCTCACCATCGGGCTCGCCCCGCTCGTCGCGCTGCTGCAGACGCTCTGGGTGGTGACCCGGAAGCCTGCGTGGCTCCGGCTGACGCGGCTCTTCGGCAAGCTCTTCCTGATCAACTTCGCGCTCGGCGTGGTGACGGGCATCGTCCAGGAGTTCCAGTTTGGAATGAACTGGAGCGAGTACGCGCGCTTCGTGGGGGACGTGTTCGGCGCTCCGCTCGCGATGGAAGCGCTGGCGGCCTTCTTCATCGAATCCACGTTCCTGGGGCTCTGGATCTTCGGCTGGAAGCAGCTGCCGCGCGCGCTGCACCTCGCCTCCATCTGGCTGGTGGCGTTCGCCGTGAACCTCTCGGCCTACTTCATCCTCGCGGCCAACTCCTTCATGCAGCACCCCGTGGGTGCGCGTTTCAATCCCGCCACCGGGCGCGCGGAGATGACGGACATCCTGGCGGTGTTGACCAACAACACGGCGCTCGTGGCCTTCCCCCACACGGTGACCTCCGCCTTCCTGGTCGCGGGCACCTTCGTGGCGGGCATCTGCGGCTGGCTGATGGTGCGCTCCAGCCGGTCGGGTGAAGCGGTGGCGGCCCAGACCTTTCGCGGTGGGCTCCGGCTCGGCCTGGTCACCGTCATCGTGTCTGGCATTGGCGTGGCGGTGAGCGGGGATGCCCAGGCGAAGCTGATGTTCGAGCAGCAGCCCATGAAGATGGCTGCGGCCGAGGCGCTCTGCGACGGACGCGCCGGTGCGCCCTTCTCGCTGCTCGCGGTGGGAGACCTGAGCAACGATTGCCGGGGCGTGCGCCACCTGCTGGAGATCCCCGGCCTCACGTCCTACCTCGCGCGCGCGGATTTCCAGGCGCCGCTCGAAGGCGTCAATGACGTCCAGAAGCGCTACGAGGAGCGCTACGGGGCGGGGCCGGACTACGCCCCCAACCTCGCCGTCACCTACTGGTCCTTCCGCTTGATGATCGGCCTGGGCGTGGGGAGCGCGGTGCTGGCGCTGTTCGGGTTCTGGCTCACGCGCGGAGGCGCGGCGAGCAACTCGGAGCGGTTCGCCCGGCTCTGCCTCGCGGCGCTGCCCACCCCGTTCCTCGCGTGTTCCTTCGGTTGGATCTTCACCGAGATGGGGCGGCAGCCCTGGCTGGTGGCGCCCAACCCCACCGGGGTGGACGCGCTTCGCCTGCTGACGGCCAGCGGCGTGTCCACCGCCGTTTCCCCCGCCATGGTCTGGACGACGCTGATTGGCTTCACCTGCGTCTACGGCGCGCTGGCGGCGGTCTGGTTCTACCTGATGCGGCACTTCGTCCGGGCGAGCCTGAAACATCCGGCGACCCTCTCGAACGAGGACAGCCATCCTGAAACCGCGCCGCTGTCGTTCGGCTATTGAGCTCCCGGCCCTCTCTCCTGGCATCGGTAAACAATCATGGAACTGAATACACTCTGGTTCTGTCTCATCGCGGTCCTCTGGACGGGCTACCTCGTGCTCGAGGGTTTTGATTTCGGCGTGGGGATGTGGCTCTCCGTCCTGGGCAAGACCCCGGCGGAGCGCCGCGCGGTGCTGCGCACGATTGGTCCGGTCTGGGATGGCAACGAGGTGTGGCTGCTCACCGCCGGGGGCGCGACGTTCGCGGCCTTCCCGGAGTGGTACGCGACGCTCTTCTCCGGCTTCTACCTGCCGCTCTTCCTGATCCTCATCGCGTTGATCGTCCGCGGCGTCGGGCTCGAGTTCCGCTCCAAGCTGGACAGCCCCCGGTGGCAGCGCCGCTGGGAGCAGGCGATCCAGGTGGGGTCGTGGATCCCCGCGCTGCTCTGGGGCGTCGCCTTCGCGAACATCGTGCGCGGGGTGCCGCTCGACGCGGATCATCAGTTCACCGGGACGTTCCTCGGCCTCCTCTCGCCGTTCGCGCTGCTCGGCGGCCTGGCCACCACGCTGCTCTTTCTCAGCCACGGCGCGGTCTTCATCGCGCTGAAGACCCAGGGCACGCTGCGGACGCGGGCGCTCGGCTGGGCCCGGCGGATGGCGTTGCCCACGCTCGGCGTCAGCGGTGCCTTCGGACTGTGGACGCAGGTGCGTTACTCGGTGGCCTGGACGTGGCCGGTGCTGGGGTTTGTCGCCCTGGCGCTGGGGGCGGCGGCGCTGAGCGTCTGGCGGGAGCGGGAGGGCTGGTCCTTCACCTTCAGCTGTCTGGCCATCGCGGGCGTGGTCGTGCTGCTCTTCGGCTCGCTCTTCCCGGACGTGATGCCAGCGCTGGAGCCTGCGCATTCGCTCACCGTCCAGAACGCCTCGAGCACTCCCTACACGCTGCGGATCATGACCTACGTCGCCGTCGCGCTGGTGCCGTTCGTGCTGGCCTACCAGGGCTGGACCTACTGGGTCTTCCGCCAGCGCGTCACCGTCGACGAACTCCACCCGGCGCTGGGAGAGGGCTGAGCGTCCGATGAAGCCGCTCGACCCGAAGCTCCTGCGGTACGCGAGTGCCGCGCGGCGCTACGTGCTGCTCACCGCGGGCCTGGGGCTCGGGATGGTCGCGCTCACGGTCCTGCAAGCGCGGGGGCTGGCGCGGCTCCTGGGGCATGCGCGCGAGGTGGCCGGGGGCCATGGGAGGCTCCTGCTCTGGCTCGGCGGCGTGTGGCTGCTGCGCGCGGCCCTGGCGGGGCTCCAGGAATGGGCGGGGAAGCGGGGCGCGCACCGGGTCATCGCGCAGCTGCGGGGAGGCCTGCTCGCGCGGCTGGCGTCCGGCTCGGAGGGGGAGCGCGCTTCGGCGGGCGGGGTGGCGCAGGTGGAGCTCGCGACCCGTGGGCTGGACGCGCTGCAGCCCTATCTCGAAGGCTACGTGCCGCAGTTGCTGCTCACGGCGCTCGCGACGCCGGCCCTGCTCGTCTGCGTGTGGCGCGAGGATCCGGTCTCCGCGGCCTTGATGGCGGGCTCACTGCCGCTCATCCCGCTCTTCATGGTCCTGGTGGGCCGCTTCACGCGCGAGGCCACGGTGCGGCAGCTCGCGAGCATGCAGCAACTGAGCGCGCGGGTGCTGGACCTCATCACCGGGCTCGCCACGCTGAGGGCACTCGGCCGGCAGCGCGGCGTCGCGGCCCAGGTCCTGCGGCTGAGCGAGGCGCACGCGCGCACCACGCTCCAGGCGCTGCGGCGGGCCTTCCTCTCCAGCTTCGTGCTGGAGCTGATCGCCACGCTCTCCATCGCCAGCGTGGCGGTGGGGATTGGCCTGCGGCTGCTCGAAGGGGCGATGCCGTTGGAGACGGGCCTCTTCGTGCTGCTGATCGCGCCAGAGGTCTATGCGCCGCTGCGCCAGGTGGGCGCGCTCTTCCACGCGTCCGCGGAGGGAGCCGAGGCGGCGGCGCAGGCCATCGCGCGGCTCGAAGCCCCTCAGCCCGCGCGCGGCGCGCTCGCCGCGCCACCGCTCACCTCCGGGACGCTGGAGCTGCGGGACGTCTCGGTCGCCACGCGCGATGTCGGGGTCCGCGCACCGGAGGGGCTCTCGTTCGTGCTGCCGTTGGGGCAGGGACGCATCCTCGGGTTGCGAGGGGAGAGCGGCGCGGGCAAGAGCACGGCCCTGGCGGTGGTGCTCGGACTCCTGCGGCCCACGTGCGGTGGCGTCTTCTTGCGGCCCGAAGGCGCGGCGCCGCTCGCGCTCGGGTCGCTCGACCTGACGACGTACTGGGCCCAGCTCGCGTGGCTGCCTCAGCGGCTCCACCTGGAGCCTGGCACGGTGCGCGAGAGCGTCTGTCGAGGGCGCGTGATTCCGGCCTCCGCCCTGTCGGCCGCCGCGGAGGCCACCGGCTTCGACGCCGTTGTCGCGCGGCTGCCCGAAGGCTGGGACACGCGGTTGGGGCGGGACGGGCAGGGGCTCTCGCTCGGGCAGAGGCAGCGGCTCGCGCTCACGCGGATCCTCGCGGGCGACGAGCGGCTGCTGCTGCTCGACGAGCCCACGGCGCATCTGGATGAGGCCTCCGAGCAGCGCGTCCTCGAAGCGCTGAAGCAGCGCGCCCGGCAGGGGACAACGCTCCTCGTGGTCAGCCACCGCGCGCGGACGCTGGCCATCGCGGACGACGTCGTCACGCTCCACTCGACCGAGGCATCCCTGGACACCCTTGCGGAGGCCGCATGAGTCGCCATCCCTTGTGCCAGGTGCCGCCAGGGCTCGGGCTGCGTTCCCGCACGGTGGGCGCCCGCGGCTTCCCTGTCTCCGCTCGCGGAGGCCGCATGAGCCGCCACTCCTTGCGACAGATGCTGCCGGAACTCGGGCTGCGTACCTCATGGTGGGCTCCCGCGACATCCTTGGACACGATCTCGGAGGCCGCATGAGCCGCCACTCCTTGCGCCAGGTGCTGCCGGAACTAGGGCTGCGTCCCGCAGGGTGGGCGCCCGCGGCCTCCCTGGCCCCGCTCGCGGAGGCCGCATGAGTCGCCATCCCTTGTTCCAGGTGCTGCCAGAACTCGGGCTGCGTCCCCGCACGGTGGCCTTCGCAGTCGCGCTCGGGACGGCCGCGCTCTTCGCCTCGACGGCGCTGGGCGCGTTGTCCGCGTGGCTGATCGCGCGCGCGGCCGAGATGCCGCCGGTGCTCGACCTCACGCTCGCCATCGTCGGCGTGCGGGCCCTGGGGCTTTCGCGCGCGGGCCTCCGCTACGCCCACCGGCTCGTCGCGCACGAACTGGCCCTGGGAGGCATGGCTCGGCTGAGGGCGAAGCTCGTCGACGCGCTCGCGCGGGGGCCGCTTCCCCGGGTCCTCGGCCTCAAGCGCGGTGACCTCGTCGCGCGGCTCGGCGGTGACGTGGACGCGGTGGGTGAGGCGGTCATCCGCTCACTCGTGCCCATGGCCATCGCGGCCGGTGTCGGTGTGGGCAGCGTCGTATTGCTCGCCTTCTTCCTCCCGGCGGCGGCGGGGGCCCTGGCCGTGTGCCTGGCCGTCGCGGGGGGCGTGGCGCCCTGGATGAATGCGCGCGCGCTGGCCCTCGCGGAGAAGGCGTCGTCGGCCACCCGGACGCATCAGCTGTCCACCGCCCTGGAGCTGCTCGAAGGCGCGGCGGAGTGGAGGGTTTCGGGACGAGCGCCAGTGTTGCTTGAAGTCCTGCGCGAGGATGACCTCCGCCTGGAGCGCCTCTGTGCGCGAGCCGCTCGCTGGACCGCCGCCGCGACCTTCCTGCTGCATGGCGCGTGGAGCGCGAGCGTAGGGGCGGCGCTCGTCCTCGGCTTCGCGGCGCTCGGACGCGGAGCGCTCTCCCAGGTGGAGCTCTGTGTCGTCGTGCTCGTGCCGCTCGGTGCGTTCGAGGCCCTTCAGACCATGCCCGCGGCGCTGACCCAGTTGCTGCGCTCGACCGAGGCGGCCCGGCGGCTGCTTCCGTTCCTCGAGACACCCGAGGCGGAGACTCCATCCGCCGCGCTCGCAGCTCCCGCGCCAGCGGGCCCCTTGCGCGCGGAGGGACTCGCGTGTGGCTGGCCAGATCGAAGCGCCGCCATCTCGGGCATCGACCTCACCGTGCGGCGGGGCAGGTCGCTCGCCCTCACCGGGCCCAGCGGGAGCGGAAAGACGACGCTGCTGCTGAGCCTCGCGGGGCACCTCCCTCCGAAGGAGGGGAGGGTGAAGCTCGGCGACGTCTCGCTCGAGGACGTGAGCGAGCAGCGTCGCGTGGAGTTGCTGCACTGCTTGACCGAGGATGCGCACCTCTTCGACACCACCCTGCGAGAGAACCTCCGGGTCGTGCGCGCGACGCTCACCGACGACGAGGCCATCGCGGCGCTGCGCAAGGCTGGGCTGGGGGAATGGTACGCACGGCAGCCGCGGGGGCTCGACACGCCCCTTGGCCGCGGGGGCGAGGCCATCTCGGGAGGCGAGAGGCGGCGCGTGCTCCTCGCGCGGGCCTGGCTCTCGGAGGCCCCCTGGCTCCTGCTCGATGAGCCCACCGAGCATCTCGATCCGCGCACCGCGGCACGCGTGATGCGAGACCTCAACGGGATGAAGGCGCACGGGCGCGGCCTGGTGGTCGTCACGCATGACGCGGACGTGGCACGCGCGCTGGACAGCGTCCACGCACTCGCGCCGGCCTGACGCCCGCCAGCGACCGGGAGCGGCATTGGAAGAATGGGCGGCGCCGCCGCGAGTCTATTCCGGAGCCCAGCCGTCTTCGGCCCGCCCTATCACAGGCACGCTGGAAGGCAGCCGGGCGGCATGTCTGGATTTCCGCCGCTCTCCCCGGTCCATAGCTTGTCGGGCATGAGAACCCCCTCCCGTCACGTGCTTTGGATGGTGCTGCTCTTTTCCACCACCGTCGCCGCGCAATCCGCCCCGCGCGTCTGGGGCGAGACCGCGACCACGAAGATAAGACCCGGCACCGAGCCAGGTCCTCGAGCCGCGCTGCAACTGGTTGCAGCGCGCAATGAGTTTGTCTCCTTCCAGGTAGGGCTCCACGGCGGAAGGGCAGGGCTCACGGGGGTCCGCGCAAGCCTGGGCGCCCTTCAGGGACCGGGGAACATCGGGGGCCGCGACATCACGCTCTATCAGGAGACCTTTCTCGACATCACCCGGAGCTCCACCGGGAACTCCGAGCTGGGGCGCTGGCCAGACGGGCTGACTCCAGACAGGGATGAGAGCGTGGGAGAGAAGCGCCAGGCCTTCCCCTTCGACGTCCCCGCGGGCGAGGCCCGCGCCATCTGGGTGGATGTGCTTGTCCCGAAGAATGCCCCTCCGGGCCACTACAAGGGCACCGTACAGGTGACCGCGGACCATGGCTTTCAGTCGAAGGTGCAGGTCCACCTCACCGTCGTCGACGCACTCATGCCGAGCACGGCCTCGTTGAGGTCCGCCTTCCTCCTGTGGCCGCCGCATGTCTGTCTTGCCTATACCGGCACCCCGGCATGCGGCGAAGAGACGCTGGTGCCACTGCTCCAGAAGTTCCACCGGCTCGCCCTCGAACACCGCATCTCCCTGGCCAGCGCCTTTCCGCGTCGGCCGGGCGAGGCGACCTGGAGCCTGCCGGACTGGGAGACCTTCGAGGAGAACTGGGGCCCGTTCCTCGACGGCACCGCTCCCTCGCGATTGGAGGGAGCGCGGATGACCAGCTGGCAGTACCTGGGCCCGGCCACGGCCGAGGGCCTCGCGGAGTTCCAGGAGGAAGCCCGGAAGCGCGACTGGCTGTCGCGGGCCTTCGACTACGTCGGTGACGAGCCGCCGTATGGCATTACCTTCGAAGCCGTGGAGGAGCGCGCCACCCTGTCGCGCCAGGCGGCGCCCGAGGTCCGCACGCTCCTCACCTCCACGGCGCAGGACATGGAGACGTACCAACTGCTCGGCCTCATCGACACCATCGTCGTCCTCGACAACTTCCTGGACGGGACGAAGCCGCCCTACGTGGGAAACCAGGTGGAGCACTACACGGACTTCCTCTCGCAACCCCACCGGGAGCTCTGGACCTATCAGAGCTGCATGTCCCACGGCTGCGTGGCCGAGGACGCACCGCCGGAGAACCAACCGGGACAGGGGTGGCCCTCCTATATGGCGGACCGGCCGGCCACGAAGGCGCGCGCCCAGGAGTGGGTGTCCTTCCTGGCGGGCGCCACGGGCGAGCTCTACTACCAGACGGTGGGGATGCTCTCCACGGCCTGGACGAACCAGTACCGCTTCAATGGCAACGGAGACGGAACGCTCTTCTACCCGGGGACCGCCGAGCGAATCGGAGGGGCCACGAACGTGCCGGTGCCCTCCATCCGGCTCAAGCTCATCCGGCTCGGCGTCCAGGACTTCGAGTGGCTCAAGGCCGTGAGCGACGCGGGTGACCCGGCTTTCGCGCGGCGCGTGGCGCAGAGGCTCGTCCCCTCGGCCTGGCGTGTGCCGGATGACGGGGCCGCGTTCGACGAGGCCCGCCTGTGCCTCATCCGGCGCTACCTCGAGCTCCAGGGCAAGCGGGATCTCGCCCCGGAGTTCTCCGCCCGGTGTCCGGGCTCCGCCAACGCCACGTCCCAGCCGGGCCCGTGACGCCCGTGCCTCCCGCCTGCGGCCTCAGCGCCGGGTTGGCGGCTGGAATGCGGGCACCTTCACCGTCCTCAGGTCATGGTCATCCGCGGGGTCGAGGAACTCCGTCTTCCCGTCCTCGCTATTGATGACGCCCACCGTGAAGGACGTGTCGGTGAACTGCACGAGCAGGAAGGTGTGCATGTCGGAGGAGCCGCTCAGGAACACAGGGATCTTCGTGTCTGTCACCTGGGTCCTGTAGCCATGATCCTCATGGATGTGGCCGGCGAAGATGGCCACCACGTTCTGCCCTTTGATGGCCTCCAGGAACGCCGGGTCGTCCTGCTTCATGTGCTCCCCGTAGTCATGCATGTTGAGGATGATCTTGCGGCCCGCGGCGGTCGCGTCGGCCAGATCCTTCTTCAGCCAGTCGATGGACGGGGAGATGTCGATGGCCTTCGCCGAGTACGTTGGGTAGTTGTGGAGCTGCACGAAGTGATAGCTCCCCTGGTTCCACGAGTACGCGAGGCTCCGCTTTTCGAAGCTCTGGATGAGGGAGGCCGGGAAGTTGGGCACTTTGTCGCAGTGGATCATCGTCTTGATGAAGTCCCGGGCGTTGGCCGCCGCGCCGTTGCTCCCGAGCGTGAGGTAGTAGGGCGGTTCGAGCCACCAGCCATCCCCCAGGTTGTTGGCGTAGTCGTGATTGCCCAGGCCGATGAAGAGCGGCCAGCGCAGGGTGCCCGGCAGCGTGTAGTAGCGCTCGAAGAGGTCCACCTGCCAGTCGAACCAGTACGCCGTCAGGTCTCCATTGATGATGACGCCCCGGGGCTTCTGGATGGGCGCGCCGCCTCCCTCGATGTTCGGCGCGGAGGGCCACACTCCGGTGGTGCCCGGCTGGAGCGGATTGGACGCGCGTTGGATGTCATTCATCGCCCGGACCTGGTCGCTGTTGGCGCGTTTGGAGTT
The sequence above is drawn from the Corallococcus sp. NCRR genome and encodes:
- the cydD gene encoding thiol reductant ABC exporter subunit CydD, translating into MKPLDPKLLRYASAARRYVLLTAGLGLGMVALTVLQARGLARLLGHAREVAGGHGRLLLWLGGVWLLRAALAGLQEWAGKRGAHRVIAQLRGGLLARLASGSEGERASAGGVAQVELATRGLDALQPYLEGYVPQLLLTALATPALLVCVWREDPVSAALMAGSLPLIPLFMVLVGRFTREATVRQLASMQQLSARVLDLITGLATLRALGRQRGVAAQVLRLSEAHARTTLQALRRAFLSSFVLELIATLSIASVAVGIGLRLLEGAMPLETGLFVLLIAPEVYAPLRQVGALFHASAEGAEAAAQAIARLEAPQPARGALAAPPLTSGTLELRDVSVATRDVGVRAPEGLSFVLPLGQGRILGLRGESGAGKSTALAVVLGLLRPTCGGVFLRPEGAAPLALGSLDLTTYWAQLAWLPQRLHLEPGTVRESVCRGRVIPASALSAAAEATGFDAVVARLPEGWDTRLGRDGQGLSLGQRQRLALTRILAGDERLLLLDEPTAHLDEASEQRVLEALKQRARQGTTLLVVSHRARTLAIADDVVTLHSTEASLDTLAEAA
- a CDS encoding DUF4091 domain-containing protein, giving the protein MRTPSRHVLWMVLLFSTTVAAQSAPRVWGETATTKIRPGTEPGPRAALQLVAARNEFVSFQVGLHGGRAGLTGVRASLGALQGPGNIGGRDITLYQETFLDITRSSTGNSELGRWPDGLTPDRDESVGEKRQAFPFDVPAGEARAIWVDVLVPKNAPPGHYKGTVQVTADHGFQSKVQVHLTVVDALMPSTASLRSAFLLWPPHVCLAYTGTPACGEETLVPLLQKFHRLALEHRISLASAFPRRPGEATWSLPDWETFEENWGPFLDGTAPSRLEGARMTSWQYLGPATAEGLAEFQEEARKRDWLSRAFDYVGDEPPYGITFEAVEERATLSRQAAPEVRTLLTSTAQDMETYQLLGLIDTIVVLDNFLDGTKPPYVGNQVEHYTDFLSQPHRELWTYQSCMSHGCVAEDAPPENQPGQGWPSYMADRPATKARAQEWVSFLAGATGELYYQTVGMLSTAWTNQYRFNGNGDGTLFYPGTAERIGGATNVPVPSIRLKLIRLGVQDFEWLKAVSDAGDPAFARRVAQRLVPSAWRVPDDGAAFDEARLCLIRRYLELQGKRDLAPEFSARCPGSANATSQPGP
- the cydC gene encoding thiol reductant ABC exporter subunit CydC; protein product: MSRHPLFQVLPELGLRPRTVAFAVALGTAALFASTALGALSAWLIARAAEMPPVLDLTLAIVGVRALGLSRAGLRYAHRLVAHELALGGMARLRAKLVDALARGPLPRVLGLKRGDLVARLGGDVDAVGEAVIRSLVPMAIAAGVGVGSVVLLAFFLPAAAGALAVCLAVAGGVAPWMNARALALAEKASSATRTHQLSTALELLEGAAEWRVSGRAPVLLEVLREDDLRLERLCARAARWTAAATFLLHGAWSASVGAALVLGFAALGRGALSQVELCVVVLVPLGAFEALQTMPAALTQLLRSTEAARRLLPFLETPEAETPSAALAAPAPAGPLRAEGLACGWPDRSAAISGIDLTVRRGRSLALTGPSGSGKTTLLLSLAGHLPPKEGRVKLGDVSLEDVSEQRRVELLHCLTEDAHLFDTTLRENLRVVRATLTDDEAIAALRKAGLGEWYARQPRGLDTPLGRGGEAISGGERRRVLLARAWLSEAPWLLLDEPTEHLDPRTAARVMRDLNGMKAHGRGLVVVTHDADVARALDSVHALAPA